A portion of the Bacillus horti genome contains these proteins:
- a CDS encoding VOC family protein produces the protein MSFSIHPQTSIGYVHLRISSLERSVDFYTKKIGFSVLRQEQAENGNNMALLTVDGQTPLLILEELPDAAPKSRTTGLYHLAVLVPSRQALANWLFHFNEQEGRLEGASDHLFSEALYLSDPDHNGIEVYADRPREQWPKQDDGMLKGESLPLDIQQLWNEAERSSKNELPEGTTIGHIHLHVDHMKKAEDFYHGVLGFDVMIRMADHALFVAAGGYHHHIGLNTWVGVGAPPNPPHAVGLSVFSIQLQNKEEFDVIADRLKAANIKLDEQEAGLLVQDPAGNTIHFTY, from the coding sequence ATGAGCTTTTCAATTCATCCCCAAACATCAATCGGTTATGTCCATCTAAGAATCTCAAGCTTAGAGCGTTCCGTTGATTTTTATACGAAAAAAATTGGCTTTTCTGTTTTACGCCAGGAGCAAGCAGAAAATGGGAACAATATGGCTCTCCTTACAGTAGACGGCCAAACACCGTTGTTAATCCTAGAGGAGTTACCTGATGCTGCACCAAAGAGCAGGACAACAGGTCTATATCACCTGGCAGTCCTTGTTCCTTCAAGGCAAGCGTTGGCTAATTGGCTTTTTCATTTTAATGAACAGGAAGGTCGGCTTGAGGGAGCATCTGATCATCTATTTAGTGAAGCTTTATATCTGTCTGATCCTGATCATAACGGTATTGAGGTGTATGCAGATCGACCTCGTGAGCAGTGGCCCAAACAAGATGATGGAATGTTAAAAGGAGAATCTCTCCCATTAGATATTCAACAATTGTGGAATGAAGCGGAGCGTTCATCAAAGAATGAGCTACCAGAGGGAACGACGATTGGTCATATTCATTTACATGTTGATCATATGAAAAAAGCAGAGGATTTTTACCATGGAGTATTAGGCTTTGATGTGATGATTCGTATGGCTGACCACGCTCTTTTCGTAGCAGCAGGAGGATACCATCATCATATCGGATTAAACACCTGGGTGGGGGTGGGTGCTCCTCCTAATCCACCACACGCTGTAGGATTATCTGTCTTTTCCATTCAGCTTCAAAATAAAGAAGAATTTGATGTGATAGCAGACCGATTAAAGGCAGCAAATATTAAGCTTGACGAGCAAGAGGCAGGCTTACTGGTTCAGGATCCAGCAGGGAATACTATTCACTTTACCTACTAA
- the gyrA gene encoding DNA gyrase subunit A has translation MAEMEQSRIKEINIGQEMRSSFMDYAMSVIVSRALPDVRDGLKPVHRRVLFAMNELGMTPDKAYKKSARIVGEVIGKYHPHGDSAVYETMVRMAQDFSYRYMLVDGHGNFGSVDGDAAAAMRYTEARMSKISTELLRDINKDTIDYQENYDGQEKEPVVLPARFPNLLVNGTTGIAVGMATNIPPHHLGEVIDAVQLIIENPEATIADLMEYVPGPDFPTGAQILGKSGIRRAYETGRGTITLRAKATIEENDSGKSRIIVDEIPYQVNKAKLIEKIAELVREKRIEGITDLRDESDRNGMRIVIELRRDVNANVLLNNLYKQTALQTTFGINMLALVHGQPKVLNLKQVLVHYLDHQKVVIRRRTEFDLRKAEARAHILEGLRIALDHLDAVIQLIRSSRTTEEARDGLMNNFQLSYDQAQAILDMRLQRLTGLEREKIENEYTELLQKIAELKAILADEAKILAIISEELAEIKARFNDERRTEITIGEDMIEDEDLIPREEVVITLTHSGYIKRLPVSTYRSQKRGGRGITGMDTKNDDFVEHLFATNSHHFVMLFTNRGRVYRLKAYEIPELGRTARGVPVINLIQIEKGEYISAIIPIEEYVQNRYLFFATKNGIVKRSSLDAFGNIRRGGLFAINLREDDELISVKLTDGNQEIIMGTSHGMSIRYKETDVRMMGRTATGVKGVTLRSDDKVIDMDIVNEDHDVMIVTSKGYGKRTPIEEYRTQTRGGVGIKTLNVTDRNGPVVGLKAVASDNDLMIITVSGVIIRLSVSDISTMGRNTQGVRLIRIQNEEEVATVAKIEVNDEVEEADDNSIEESVGSITDAPTGMEMDQDEGDYEAEDVQDLEDPEHDAEIDDPEEQ, from the coding sequence ATGGCCGAGATGGAACAATCAAGGATTAAAGAGATAAATATCGGGCAGGAAATGCGTAGCTCATTTATGGACTATGCGATGAGTGTTATTGTTAGTCGAGCGCTCCCTGATGTACGTGACGGGCTTAAGCCTGTACATCGGCGTGTGCTTTTTGCTATGAATGAATTAGGGATGACCCCTGATAAAGCGTATAAAAAATCCGCACGTATCGTTGGGGAGGTTATCGGTAAGTATCATCCACATGGTGATTCCGCTGTGTACGAAACAATGGTTCGTATGGCTCAGGATTTCTCCTATCGCTATATGCTTGTAGATGGGCACGGGAACTTTGGTTCAGTGGACGGAGATGCAGCTGCAGCGATGCGTTATACAGAAGCAAGAATGTCCAAGATTTCGACAGAGCTTCTTAGAGACATTAATAAGGACACAATCGATTATCAAGAGAACTATGATGGACAGGAAAAAGAGCCAGTCGTTCTCCCTGCACGTTTCCCTAATTTATTAGTGAACGGAACAACGGGAATTGCTGTAGGGATGGCTACCAATATTCCACCGCATCATTTAGGTGAAGTGATTGATGCCGTCCAGCTGATCATTGAAAATCCGGAGGCTACCATTGCTGATCTTATGGAATACGTTCCTGGTCCTGATTTTCCTACAGGAGCGCAAATTTTAGGGAAGTCTGGAATTCGTCGAGCGTATGAAACAGGTAGAGGGACCATTACCTTACGAGCGAAAGCGACTATTGAAGAAAACGACAGTGGCAAAAGCCGTATTATCGTAGATGAAATCCCTTATCAGGTTAATAAAGCAAAGCTCATTGAGAAGATTGCTGAATTAGTACGAGAAAAACGAATTGAAGGAATCACAGACCTACGGGATGAATCCGACCGTAATGGGATGCGTATAGTGATCGAATTACGTCGAGATGTGAATGCAAACGTTCTGCTTAATAATTTGTACAAGCAGACAGCCCTTCAAACTACTTTTGGAATCAATATGCTAGCTCTTGTACATGGGCAGCCTAAGGTATTGAATTTAAAGCAGGTTCTAGTTCATTACTTGGACCATCAGAAGGTTGTTATTCGCCGTCGTACAGAGTTTGATTTACGTAAAGCAGAAGCAAGAGCTCATATATTAGAAGGTCTTCGTATCGCATTAGATCATTTAGATGCTGTTATCCAGCTGATCCGTTCGTCTAGAACAACGGAAGAGGCTAGAGATGGATTAATGAATAACTTTCAGCTTTCCTATGATCAGGCTCAAGCGATCCTTGATATGAGGCTGCAACGCTTAACTGGCTTAGAGCGAGAGAAAATCGAAAATGAATACACCGAGCTTCTACAAAAGATCGCTGAGCTAAAAGCGATTTTAGCAGATGAAGCGAAAATCTTAGCCATCATCAGTGAAGAGCTAGCTGAAATTAAAGCTAGATTTAATGATGAGCGTCGTACAGAAATCACGATTGGTGAAGATATGATTGAGGATGAGGACCTTATCCCACGTGAAGAGGTTGTTATCACACTAACCCATAGTGGCTACATTAAGCGTCTCCCTGTTAGCACGTACCGCAGCCAAAAGCGTGGTGGTCGTGGCATTACAGGTATGGATACGAAAAATGATGATTTTGTGGAGCACTTATTTGCGACTAACTCCCATCATTTCGTTATGCTCTTTACGAACAGAGGAAGAGTGTATCGCTTAAAAGCGTATGAAATTCCAGAGTTAGGTCGAACGGCTCGTGGAGTTCCTGTTATTAATTTAATTCAGATCGAAAAAGGAGAGTACATCTCCGCGATTATTCCTATAGAAGAGTATGTCCAAAATAGGTATCTATTCTTCGCTACTAAAAATGGAATCGTCAAGCGTTCCTCACTAGATGCGTTCGGAAACATCCGTCGTGGTGGTTTATTTGCTATAAACCTACGTGAGGATGACGAACTAATTAGTGTTAAATTAACGGATGGCAACCAAGAGATTATCATGGGGACAAGTCATGGAATGTCTATTCGCTACAAAGAGACAGACGTACGGATGATGGGTCGTACAGCAACAGGTGTTAAAGGAGTTACTTTACGTTCAGATGATAAAGTTATTGACATGGATATTGTCAATGAAGATCATGATGTTATGATCGTTACAAGTAAAGGCTATGGTAAACGGACACCAATTGAAGAATACCGTACACAGACGCGTGGAGGAGTAGGAATAAAAACACTAAACGTCACAGATCGTAACGGACCAGTTGTTGGACTTAAAGCGGTGGCTTCAGACAACGATTTAATGATTATTACCGTAAGTGGTGTGATCATTCGTCTAAGCGTTAGTGATATCTCCACTATGGGTAGGAATACGCAAGGGGTTCGCTTAATTCGAATTCAAAATGAAGAAGAAGTTGCAACCGTTGCAAAAATAGAAGTAAATGATGAAGTAGAAGAAGCCGATGATAATAGTATAGAGGAAAGCGTCGGTAGTATTACTGATGCACCAACAGGAATGGAAATGGATCAAGATGAAGGAGATTATGAAGCTGAGGATGTGCAGGACTTAGAAGATCCTGAGCATGATGCTGAAATTGATGATCCTGAAGAGCAGTAG
- a CDS encoding sensor histidine kinase → MSGERLTNIQWKQMRLSIGISFLATFLITLSTFFYLGLDFRTLFQARWIFLPIFIWVVLLNLVVGGLIGYINGNRLKKRLEKLVVSILSFERGNYAQRVPELGSDEIGLVAEHLNEMARRIEKQVASLQKLSTEKVEWQESMKQSVISAERQRIARELHDAVSQQLFAISMMTSAVLETTAFSQEKSKKQIEMIEKMAGNAQNEMRALLLHLRPATLEGKGLREGILDLLTEFKEKQYVQMEWKVDELPVLPKGIEDHLFRIVQEGLSNVFRHAKASSVSLLLAVENRRIHLKIVDNGVGFDMNGTKLSSYGLQSIHERVNEIGGVAEVISFPNKGTQVSVKIPIVDEMDEKEEQVES, encoded by the coding sequence ATGAGCGGAGAGCGACTTACTAACATCCAGTGGAAGCAAATGAGATTATCGATAGGGATTAGCTTTTTGGCTACATTTCTCATTACCCTAAGTACATTTTTCTACTTGGGCTTAGATTTCAGAACCCTTTTCCAAGCTAGGTGGATTTTTCTACCGATCTTCATTTGGGTCGTATTGCTTAACTTAGTTGTTGGTGGACTTATTGGATATATTAATGGAAATCGTCTAAAAAAAAGATTGGAAAAGCTTGTTGTTTCCATCCTATCGTTTGAAAGAGGTAATTATGCTCAGAGGGTTCCTGAGCTAGGTTCAGATGAGATTGGCTTAGTTGCCGAGCATTTAAATGAAATGGCTAGGAGGATTGAAAAGCAAGTGGCCTCCCTACAGAAGCTGTCCACAGAAAAGGTGGAATGGCAGGAGTCCATGAAACAGTCCGTTATTTCTGCCGAGCGTCAGCGGATAGCGCGTGAGCTTCATGATGCCGTTAGTCAGCAGCTTTTTGCGATCTCTATGATGACCTCTGCCGTTTTGGAAACGACAGCGTTTTCTCAAGAAAAGTCAAAGAAGCAAATCGAGATGATTGAGAAGATGGCCGGCAATGCACAGAATGAAATGCGCGCTCTCTTACTCCACCTGCGGCCTGCTACTTTAGAAGGTAAGGGACTAAGAGAAGGAATATTAGACCTGTTAACAGAATTTAAAGAAAAACAGTATGTTCAGATGGAGTGGAAGGTAGATGAATTGCCTGTATTACCTAAAGGAATAGAGGATCATCTTTTTCGCATCGTTCAGGAAGGATTGTCTAATGTATTCAGGCACGCTAAAGCAAGCTCTGTATCCCTTTTACTTGCGGTGGAAAACAGAAGAATTCATCTAAAAATAGTAGATAACGGGGTAGGTTTTGACATGAATGGTACAAAGCTCTCTTCCTACGGATTGCAATCTATTCATGAGAGAGTTAATGAGATCGGTGGAGTGGCTGAAGTCATTTCCTTCCCGAATAAAGGAACACAGGTTAGCGTAAAAATCCCGATTGTAGATGAAATGGACGAAAAGGAGGAGCAGGTAGAATCATGA
- the chrA gene encoding chromate efflux transporter, which produces MENDRNMTANDTHGGQQTDHNKQENANLQKKHSLLEVFLVSTKLGFTSFGGPIAHLGYFHDEYVHRRRWLDERAYADLVALSQFLPGPASSQVGLGIGVMRAGLMGGIVAFLGFTLPSVIALVLFALVLQGFDVGQAGWIQGLKIVAVAIVAHAILGMASKLTPDTKRRTLALIAILFTLLWPTVLSQVLIIGLAALVGYWLYRGEQAKGESPVHIPISKTFAITCLTLFFALLFLLPILRDVTSLDAIAVFDSFYRAGSLVFGGGHVVLPLLERELVPTGLLSEEAFLAGYGATQAVPGPLFTFAAYLGTMMNGIIGAVLATIAIFLPGFLLLLGALPFWNKLRNEPKIQGALFGVNAAVVGLLIAALFHPIWTSSVHSPLDFSLAVLLFGMLAIWKLPPWTVVVAGCLGGILIGVLS; this is translated from the coding sequence ATGGAAAATGACAGAAATATGACTGCAAATGATACACATGGTGGACAACAAACTGATCATAATAAACAGGAAAATGCAAACCTACAGAAGAAACATTCGTTACTTGAGGTTTTCCTTGTCTCAACAAAGTTAGGCTTTACTTCCTTCGGTGGACCGATTGCTCATTTGGGATACTTTCATGATGAATACGTCCACAGGCGTAGATGGTTGGACGAACGAGCATACGCCGATTTAGTAGCATTAAGTCAGTTCTTACCTGGTCCAGCGAGCAGTCAGGTGGGTCTTGGAATTGGTGTGATGCGAGCAGGGCTTATGGGAGGAATAGTAGCTTTTCTTGGATTCACGTTGCCTTCTGTCATCGCTTTGGTGCTATTCGCCTTAGTCCTTCAAGGCTTTGATGTAGGACAGGCAGGATGGATTCAGGGCTTGAAAATTGTTGCCGTAGCGATTGTTGCTCACGCTATATTAGGAATGGCCTCCAAGCTGACACCGGATACGAAAAGACGAACACTTGCATTAATAGCGATTCTTTTTACTTTATTATGGCCGACGGTTCTATCTCAGGTTTTGATCATTGGCTTGGCAGCCTTAGTAGGCTACTGGCTGTATCGCGGAGAGCAAGCAAAAGGAGAGTCTCCAGTCCATATTCCTATCAGTAAAACGTTTGCTATCACTTGTTTAACTCTCTTTTTCGCTTTGCTATTTCTCCTCCCAATCTTGAGAGATGTGACCTCTCTTGATGCGATCGCTGTTTTTGATAGTTTTTACCGTGCTGGCTCCCTTGTGTTTGGGGGAGGGCATGTTGTGTTGCCTTTACTTGAAAGAGAGCTTGTACCAACAGGCTTGCTTTCCGAAGAAGCATTTCTAGCTGGTTATGGAGCTACACAGGCTGTTCCTGGTCCTTTATTTACGTTTGCTGCCTACTTAGGAACAATGATGAATGGAATAATAGGTGCTGTTTTAGCAACGATTGCTATTTTTCTCCCTGGATTCCTTCTGCTTCTAGGTGCCTTACCTTTCTGGAACAAGCTACGTAACGAGCCGAAGATTCAAGGCGCTTTATTTGGTGTTAATGCAGCCGTTGTTGGACTCCTTATCGCTGCGTTATTCCATCCGATATGGACAAGCTCAGTTCACTCACCTCTTGATTTTTCTCTTGCTGTCCTGTTATTTGGGATGCTAGCGATTTGGAAGCTTCCTCCTTGGACGGTTGTTGTGGCTGGTTGCTTAGGAGGAATTCTCATAGGTGTACTTTCGTAA
- the liaF gene encoding cell wall-active antibiotics response protein LiaF: MSQLIYRLAGFMAIFVGISIFVGALEFELGSELLGPLFLFGMGIVIYSSLYRWLGATIFVLGFIALFEILFAINIAGIVFGFLFLYFGVLLFRGKSNRGGAQAKSDKRAEEQDEEETEKLKAEGVNKGKENEERRTEKEQEVDKNIGKERFTETEESVKQVYQENAGKENKVAGGAELPEEETKDSELEEKHETRNTSETQAHEVQSVGTVWSSIADLEKAKLHTTEPTSSETKDKDKDGTAPINELDEQNEHIQTDHKADSTVAKDSSAQSRDKDEQEEETLPRSTAPTMPIHRRKARTTGSKKNSSTVHNQFIGDFRYMKNQFELHNMNMSYVITDIKMDLSKAIIPEGESSIAISGVFGDVDIYVPPDLDVSIATSVTVGNFEILGHKQSGINRQIKLATKGYEQSARKVKISVSLFVGDVDVRFL, translated from the coding sequence ATGAGCCAATTGATCTATCGTCTTGCAGGCTTTATGGCTATTTTTGTGGGCATAAGCATCTTTGTGGGTGCCCTTGAATTTGAGCTTGGCTCTGAGCTGCTTGGTCCCCTTTTTTTATTTGGTATGGGGATTGTGATTTATTCAAGTTTATATAGATGGCTAGGAGCAACCATTTTTGTTCTTGGATTTATTGCTCTTTTTGAAATCCTATTCGCTATAAATATTGCAGGTATAGTTTTTGGCTTTTTGTTCCTTTACTTTGGTGTGCTTCTTTTTAGAGGGAAATCAAATAGGGGCGGAGCTCAAGCCAAAAGTGATAAGCGAGCAGAGGAACAGGATGAAGAAGAAACTGAAAAGCTTAAAGCAGAAGGAGTAAATAAAGGGAAAGAAAATGAAGAGCGTAGAACGGAAAAAGAACAGGAAGTGGATAAAAATATAGGAAAAGAGAGATTTACTGAAACTGAAGAGAGTGTGAAGCAGGTTTATCAAGAAAATGCAGGGAAAGAAAATAAAGTTGCTGGAGGAGCGGAGCTTCCAGAAGAAGAAACAAAAGATTCGGAACTAGAAGAGAAACATGAGACTCGGAATACTTCGGAAACTCAAGCTCATGAAGTACAATCTGTGGGGACGGTGTGGAGCTCTATTGCTGATTTAGAAAAAGCTAAGCTTCATACTACTGAGCCTACGTCTTCTGAAACGAAAGACAAAGATAAAGATGGAACAGCCCCAATAAATGAGCTAGACGAACAGAATGAACACATCCAAACAGATCATAAAGCAGATTCAACAGTAGCTAAGGATAGCTCTGCTCAAAGCAGAGACAAGGATGAGCAGGAGGAAGAGACTCTACCTCGATCTACGGCTCCTACTATGCCTATCCATCGAAGAAAGGCACGTACTACTGGATCCAAAAAGAACAGCTCAACGGTACACAATCAGTTTATTGGCGATTTTCGATATATGAAAAACCAATTTGAGCTACACAATATGAATATGTCCTACGTGATTACTGATATTAAGATGGATTTATCCAAAGCGATTATCCCTGAAGGAGAAAGCTCGATCGCCATCAGTGGAGTTTTTGGTGATGTAGATATCTATGTGCCACCAGATTTAGATGTGTCCATCGCCACGAGTGTAACGGTCGGTAACTTTGAGATTTTAGGACATAAGCAAAGTGGGATTAACCGACAAATTAAGCTTGCTACAAAAGGCTATGAGCAATCGGCTAGAAAGGTGAAAATATCTGTGTCTCTTTTTGTAGGGGATGTGGATGTGAGATTCTTATGA
- the gyrB gene encoding DNA topoisomerase (ATP-hydrolyzing) subunit B, which translates to MTIKEQSYDENQIQVLEGLEAVRKRPGMYIGTTSSKGLHHLVWEIVDNSVDESLAGYCDTIQVNIQKDNSIRVLDNGRGIPVGIHEKMGRPAVEVIMTVLHAGGKFGGGGYKVSGGLHGVGASVVNALSEWMEVRVHLNGSIHYQRYHQGVPQADLKVIGETEYTGTETIFKPDPEIFKETTEYDFEILRTRLRETAFLNKGLKIIIEDDRSEEVKPEIFHYEGGIASFVEYLNRTREVLHEPIYIEDQKEGMIVEIALQYNDSFASNLYSFANNINTHEGGTHESGFKSALTRVLNDYARKQGMLKDADSNLTGDDVREGLTAIVSVKIEDPQFEGQTKTKLGNSEARSVTESLFAEHFSDFLNENPSTARKVIDKALMAQRAREAARKARELTRRKSALEVSSLPGKLADCSSRDAAISEIYIVEGDSAGGSAKQGRDRHFQAILPLRGKIINVEKARIDKILSNNEIRAIITALGTGIGEDFDIEKARYHKIVIMTDADVDGAHIRTLLLTFFYRYMKEIIEKGYVYIAQPPLYKVSQGKKIIYAYNEKELQAVLSELGEQPKPGIQRYKGLGEMNPTQLWETTMDPESRTFLQVSLKDAIDADMIFETLMGDKVEPRRDFIQEHAQYVRNLDI; encoded by the coding sequence ATGACAATCAAGGAACAATCCTATGATGAAAATCAGATACAGGTGCTGGAGGGCTTAGAGGCGGTACGTAAGCGTCCAGGGATGTATATCGGAACTACGTCTTCCAAAGGCTTACACCATCTCGTATGGGAGATTGTAGATAATAGTGTGGATGAATCATTAGCCGGCTATTGTGATACCATTCAAGTGAATATTCAAAAGGATAACAGCATTAGAGTCCTAGATAACGGACGTGGAATTCCAGTAGGGATCCATGAAAAAATGGGGAGACCAGCCGTTGAGGTTATTATGACCGTTCTCCATGCAGGGGGTAAGTTTGGTGGAGGAGGCTATAAGGTATCAGGTGGACTTCATGGAGTAGGAGCTTCAGTTGTAAATGCTCTTTCCGAATGGATGGAAGTACGTGTTCATTTGAATGGCAGCATCCATTATCAGCGCTATCATCAAGGAGTTCCTCAAGCCGACTTAAAAGTAATCGGTGAAACGGAGTATACGGGAACAGAAACCATATTCAAGCCTGACCCTGAAATTTTCAAAGAAACAACCGAGTATGATTTTGAAATCCTACGTACTCGCTTAAGAGAGACAGCGTTTCTAAATAAAGGCTTGAAAATTATTATTGAAGATGATCGTTCTGAAGAGGTTAAGCCGGAAATCTTTCATTACGAGGGGGGCATTGCTTCCTTTGTGGAGTATTTGAATCGGACGCGAGAGGTTCTACATGAGCCGATTTATATCGAGGATCAAAAGGAAGGCATGATCGTTGAGATTGCCCTACAGTACAACGATAGCTTTGCTTCCAACTTGTACTCCTTTGCCAATAACATAAATACCCACGAGGGTGGAACACATGAGTCTGGCTTTAAAAGTGCCCTAACACGTGTTCTAAATGATTACGCGAGAAAGCAAGGCATGCTCAAGGATGCTGATTCTAACCTAACAGGTGACGATGTTCGTGAAGGATTAACAGCGATCGTTTCCGTTAAAATTGAGGATCCGCAATTTGAAGGGCAAACGAAAACAAAGCTCGGCAATAGTGAAGCCCGTAGTGTGACAGAATCCTTGTTTGCTGAGCATTTCTCTGACTTCTTGAATGAGAACCCTTCAACAGCTAGAAAGGTCATAGACAAGGCCTTAATGGCCCAGAGAGCACGTGAGGCAGCTCGTAAAGCAAGAGAGCTAACAAGACGTAAAAGTGCCTTAGAGGTTAGCTCCTTACCAGGGAAGCTAGCGGATTGCTCAAGTCGTGATGCGGCTATCAGTGAGATTTACATCGTAGAGGGTGACTCTGCCGGAGGTTCAGCTAAGCAAGGTCGAGATCGTCACTTCCAAGCGATTCTACCGTTGCGTGGTAAAATCATTAACGTAGAAAAAGCCAGAATCGATAAAATCTTATCGAACAACGAGATAAGAGCAATTATTACAGCGTTAGGGACAGGAATTGGAGAGGACTTTGATATTGAGAAGGCCAGATACCATAAGATTGTGATTATGACCGATGCCGACGTGGATGGAGCTCATATTCGTACCCTCCTGTTAACGTTCTTCTATCGCTATATGAAGGAAATCATTGAGAAAGGCTACGTGTATATCGCACAGCCGCCTTTATACAAGGTCTCACAAGGGAAAAAGATCATCTACGCCTATAACGAAAAAGAGCTACAGGCTGTGTTGAGTGAGCTTGGAGAGCAGCCTAAGCCAGGTATTCAGCGTTATAAAGGATTAGGAGAAATGAATCCTACTCAGCTGTGGGAAACGACTATGGACCCTGAGTCCCGTACGTTTTTACAGGTTAGCCTTAAGGATGCCATTGACGCAGATATGATCTTTGAAACCCTAATGGGAGACAAGGTTGAGCCAAGACGTGACTTTATTCAGGAGCATGCTCAATACGTTCGTAATCTAGATATTTAA
- a CDS encoding HD-GYP domain-containing protein, with protein sequence MQTNKKKKLAPQQYKPGLKLAEPVVSPNGNELFQSGYLLSKNDIKVLHAFLIPHIAVEAKDDTRSDEIDVDQFRSIDQVFIDIYSITSAQTEKLFTQFKNGTMISFHHIEKNVIPFIEYGLQHSPSIIVDFFKLIKMEKYLYQHSLLVSLLVGLIAHRSGMGKQQVFEAALSGYLHNVGKLFVDENILNKAGVLTESELHEVQKHTHYGYEFLKKMPHIPEDVLVGVAQHHEREDGSGYPYATKSESIHNYAKIIAIADIYVAMCAKRIYRQAHSPFVVAEQIKNDSFGKLDPRYTHYFLTLIAASIKVGKKVVLNNGWVGNIVYIDAHELTRPVVNCEDKIIDLQLEREYYIQSVI encoded by the coding sequence ATGCAAACAAATAAGAAAAAAAAGCTAGCTCCTCAACAGTATAAGCCCGGACTTAAGCTTGCTGAGCCTGTCGTGTCCCCTAATGGAAATGAACTTTTTCAGTCAGGTTACTTACTTAGTAAAAATGACATTAAGGTTTTGCATGCTTTTTTAATTCCTCATATTGCTGTAGAAGCAAAGGACGACACTAGGTCAGACGAAATTGATGTCGATCAATTTAGGAGTATTGATCAAGTTTTTATTGATATTTATTCGATAACCTCAGCCCAAACGGAGAAGCTTTTTACTCAATTTAAAAATGGCACAATGATTAGTTTTCATCACATCGAGAAGAATGTGATTCCGTTTATTGAATACGGATTACAGCACTCTCCTTCTATTATCGTTGATTTTTTTAAGCTGATTAAAATGGAGAAATACTTATACCAGCACTCGCTTCTTGTTTCCTTATTGGTAGGTCTAATCGCTCATCGATCGGGTATGGGGAAGCAACAGGTCTTTGAGGCAGCCCTTTCTGGATATCTTCATAACGTAGGTAAATTATTTGTGGATGAAAATATTCTTAACAAAGCAGGTGTTCTTACTGAAAGTGAGCTCCATGAGGTACAGAAGCACACTCATTATGGCTATGAATTCTTAAAGAAAATGCCTCATATACCTGAGGATGTGCTGGTCGGCGTGGCCCAGCATCATGAACGTGAGGATGGCAGTGGTTATCCCTATGCTACAAAATCTGAAAGCATCCATAATTATGCTAAGATCATCGCAATTGCTGATATTTATGTGGCCATGTGTGCAAAGCGGATTTATCGTCAGGCCCATTCTCCATTTGTTGTTGCGGAGCAAATCAAAAATGACAGCTTTGGTAAGCTAGACCCTAGATATACGCATTATTTCTTAACTTTAATTGCCGCTTCCATAAAAGTAGGAAAAAAAGTGGTTTTAAATAATGGCTGGGTGGGGAACATCGTATATATAGATGCTCATGAATTAACCAGACCTGTTGTAAACTGTGAAGATAAGATCATTGATCTTCAGCTCGAAAGAGAGTACTATATTCAATCTGTTATCTAA
- a CDS encoding response regulator transcription factor — MIRVLLVDDHEMVRMGLSAYLESQSDIEVVAEGSNGQEGVNLAIEHNPDVIVMDLVMEGMDGITATKEIIRVQPSSKIIVLTSFIDDDKVYPVIEAGALSYLLKTSKATEIAAAIRAAAKGEPILEAQVTGKVLSRMRRNEEKKPHLDLTPRELEILCLIADGKTNQDISDELYIAVKTVKTHITNILSKLEVDDRTQAAIYAHRNNLL; from the coding sequence ATGATACGTGTATTATTAGTGGATGATCATGAAATGGTACGCATGGGTTTGTCTGCGTATTTAGAATCCCAAAGCGATATTGAAGTTGTCGCAGAGGGGTCAAATGGACAAGAAGGGGTTAACCTTGCTATTGAGCATAATCCGGATGTTATAGTAATGGATCTGGTGATGGAAGGAATGGATGGCATTACAGCGACAAAGGAAATCATTCGTGTCCAGCCAAGCTCCAAAATTATTGTGCTAACAAGCTTTATTGACGATGATAAAGTTTATCCTGTTATCGAAGCAGGAGCATTAAGCTATCTATTAAAGACCTCAAAAGCAACTGAAATCGCAGCAGCCATCCGAGCAGCAGCTAAAGGGGAGCCTATTCTTGAAGCCCAGGTGACGGGAAAGGTTCTTTCTAGAATGAGAAGAAATGAGGAGAAAAAGCCCCATTTAGATTTAACGCCTAGGGAATTAGAGATTCTATGCTTAATTGCGGATGGAAAAACGAATCAAGATATATCTGATGAGCTGTACATAGCGGTTAAAACGGTCAAAACCCATATCACCAACATTCTTTCTAAGCTAGAGGTAGATGACCGTACTCAAGCGGCCATTTACGCTCATCGAAACAATCTTCTTTAA